A part of Chitinimonas koreensis genomic DNA contains:
- a CDS encoding CDP-6-deoxy-delta-3,4-glucoseen reductase, which yields MSQLFIEPSKQQVTVEAGDTILDAALRAGFNMPYGCRNGACGACKGRVLAGEVRQREHSTSALNLTEQNQGMALFCCAEPIGDVTIECREILATKDIQIRTLPCRVEKIDRVSHDVAVLALKLPTNERLQFLAGQYIDIHTKDGKKRSFSLANPPHNDDYLQLHVRLVPGGAFSEYVHNSMREREILRFTGPLGSFFLREESDKPIIFISSGTGFAPIKSIVEYAWQKGIQREMILYWGARTLADLYMPELPSQWQAEHPNFTFIPVLSEPLPEDAWHGRTGFVHEAVLHDFADLSGYQVYACGAPVMVEAAHGSFTGRGLPSEEFFSDAFFMSKDLGKS from the coding sequence ATGTCCCAGCTTTTCATCGAGCCGAGCAAGCAGCAGGTCACCGTCGAAGCCGGGGACACCATCCTCGACGCCGCGCTGCGCGCCGGTTTCAACATGCCCTACGGCTGCCGCAACGGCGCCTGCGGCGCCTGCAAGGGCCGCGTGCTGGCCGGCGAAGTGCGGCAGCGCGAGCATTCGACCTCGGCGCTCAACCTGACCGAGCAGAACCAGGGCATGGCGCTGTTCTGCTGCGCCGAGCCGATCGGCGACGTGACCATCGAATGCCGCGAGATCCTGGCCACCAAGGACATCCAGATCCGCACGCTGCCGTGCCGGGTCGAGAAGATCGACCGCGTCTCGCACGACGTGGCGGTGCTGGCGCTGAAGCTGCCGACCAATGAGCGGCTGCAGTTCCTGGCCGGCCAGTACATCGACATCCACACCAAGGACGGCAAGAAGCGCAGCTTCTCGCTGGCCAATCCGCCGCACAACGACGACTACCTGCAGTTGCACGTGCGGCTGGTGCCGGGCGGCGCCTTCTCCGAATACGTGCACAACTCAATGCGCGAGCGCGAGATCCTGCGCTTCACCGGGCCGCTCGGCTCGTTCTTCCTGCGCGAGGAATCGGACAAGCCGATCATCTTCATCTCGAGCGGCACCGGCTTCGCGCCGATCAAGAGCATCGTCGAGTACGCCTGGCAGAAGGGCATCCAGCGCGAAATGATCCTGTACTGGGGCGCCCGCACGCTGGCCGACCTCTACATGCCCGAGCTGCCGAGCCAGTGGCAGGCCGAGCATCCGAACTTCACCTTCATCCCGGTGCTCAGCGAACCGCTGCCCGAGGATGCCTGGCACGGCCGCACCGGCTTCGTGCACGAGGCGGTGCTGCACGACTTCGCCGATCTGTCGGGTTACCAGGTCTATGCCTGCGGCGCGCCGGTGATGGTCGAGGCCGCCCACGGCAGCTTCACCGGCCGCGGCCTGCCGAGCGAGGAGTTCTTCTCGGACGCATTTTTCATGTCCAAGGACCTCGGCAAGAGTTGA